Proteins from a single region of Flavobacterium sp. YJ01:
- a CDS encoding T9SS type A sorting domain-containing protein, whose product MKLKLIVLLTLCMSPFLYCQDWNGIPVPANAGTGKIWKIQPQSDDFNYTYKASTNQATIGGKWTNFYHNTWDGPGPTKWRYENTTVSGGNLHVFATRQANETKTFTVDCDGDNVAESWTMAATRAGCITSKTRVKYPVYVEARFKIANAVMASDIWMLSPDDTQEIDILEAYGGKATRNDWLAQRLHLSHHVFIRSPFLDYQPTDASTWYTGATKTYWTDKWIRLGVYWASPTRLEYYLDGQLVKVMDNLDTVNGKDGIDPLNYTSTATPRTAATRTGLVKEMDIIINMEDQNWNACKGRTPTDEEITNFDNHNFNIDWIRIYKPVTDPNLGKQDAKIEEKKLMLFPNPFKDSIQINSEKNISTVQIYSLSGTKLLVEKINNTNATIATKNLSAGMYIAKINWEDGTTISQKVIKQ is encoded by the coding sequence ATGAAACTAAAATTAATTGTACTGCTTACTTTATGTATGTCTCCATTTTTATACTGTCAAGATTGGAATGGTATTCCCGTTCCTGCAAATGCTGGAACAGGAAAAATTTGGAAAATTCAGCCACAGTCTGATGATTTTAATTACACCTATAAAGCGTCCACTAATCAAGCAACGATTGGCGGAAAGTGGACTAACTTTTATCACAACACTTGGGATGGTCCAGGGCCTACAAAATGGAGGTATGAGAATACTACCGTTAGCGGAGGAAATCTGCATGTTTTTGCAACTAGACAGGCAAATGAAACTAAGACTTTTACTGTAGATTGTGATGGAGATAATGTTGCCGAAAGCTGGACTATGGCGGCTACAAGAGCGGGCTGCATTACATCGAAAACAAGGGTAAAGTACCCTGTATATGTAGAAGCGCGTTTTAAAATCGCAAATGCAGTTATGGCTTCTGATATTTGGATGCTTAGTCCAGATGACACCCAAGAAATCGATATCCTGGAAGCATACGGCGGAAAAGCAACTAGAAATGATTGGCTAGCACAACGTTTGCATTTAAGTCACCATGTATTTATTAGAAGTCCGTTTTTGGATTATCAGCCTACCGATGCCAGCACATGGTACACGGGAGCTACAAAAACCTATTGGACAGACAAATGGATTCGTCTTGGTGTGTACTGGGCTAGTCCAACTCGGTTAGAATACTACTTGGATGGTCAATTAGTCAAGGTAATGGACAATCTAGATACTGTGAACGGCAAAGACGGAATAGACCCATTAAATTATACCTCAACAGCTACTCCAAGAACTGCCGCTACACGCACGGGACTGGTAAAAGAAATGGATATCATTATTAATATGGAAGATCAAAACTGGAATGCCTGTAAAGGACGTACTCCTACTGATGAAGAAATTACAAATTTTGACAATCATAATTTCAATATCGATTGGATTCGAATTTACAAACCTGTGACCGATCCAAATTTAGGGAAACAAGATGCCAAGATTGAAGAAAAAAAATTGATGCTATTTCCAAATCCTTTTAAAGATTCTATTCAAATAAATTCAGAAAAAAACATAAGCACTGTCCAAATTTACAGTTTAAGCGGAACTAAATTGTTGGTTGAAAAAATCAATAATACCAATGCTACTATTGCTACTAAAAACTTAAGCGCTGGAATGTATATTGCAAAAATTAACTGGGAAGATGGCACTACAATTTCCCAAAAGGTCATAAAACAATAA
- a CDS encoding family 43 glycosylhydrolase, which produces MLAILNKNRITTTISIGLVTLFLATSCGSSKQKEIVGYPWDIPQTKPNRALSAAMERLYDNYLTPRPEDNELFSSFKYTELKGFDYHNGDGTISRRDPSKIIFENGKYYVWYTKRDTETAPVGASRASESTENIPSTDWDLCEIWYATSKDGLSWEEQGVAIERPLLPQVGWRSVATPDILKWEGKFYLYYQGFMEASGKKGDHCPVTASYSDSPDGPWIAANKIIVENGDKGTWDQFSIHDPYPLLYKGKIYLYFKAAYGDRPDYLVGNGLAMADNPLGPFTKHPLNPLFNSGHETALFPFKEGIAALITSNGNESNTIQYAKDGVNFNIASVSALLPTAAGAYVPDAFTSNGNGRGISWGLCHFTDMGGPNKNYSILGRFDCDLSLDIYDPKMKNTNLFLKPEVYFSQKLSVEQLERIKKDKN; this is translated from the coding sequence ATGTTAGCTATTTTAAATAAAAACCGAATTACGACCACAATTTCTATCGGATTAGTTACTTTATTTTTAGCCACTTCTTGTGGAAGTTCGAAGCAAAAAGAGATTGTCGGTTATCCATGGGATATTCCACAAACCAAACCAAACCGAGCTTTGAGTGCGGCTATGGAGCGTTTGTATGACAATTATTTAACTCCAAGACCGGAGGATAACGAACTCTTTTCGAGTTTTAAATATACAGAACTCAAAGGATTTGATTATCATAATGGAGACGGAACAATCTCAAGACGTGACCCTTCCAAAATTATTTTCGAAAATGGAAAATACTATGTTTGGTACACTAAAAGAGATACAGAAACAGCTCCTGTAGGTGCTAGTAGAGCTAGTGAAAGTACCGAAAACATTCCCTCAACCGATTGGGATTTATGTGAAATATGGTACGCTACCAGTAAAGATGGCTTGTCTTGGGAAGAACAGGGCGTGGCAATCGAAAGACCTTTACTGCCACAAGTAGGATGGCGCTCAGTAGCGACTCCTGATATTTTAAAATGGGAAGGAAAATTTTATTTGTATTACCAAGGGTTTATGGAAGCCAGCGGAAAAAAAGGAGATCATTGTCCTGTGACTGCTTCATACTCTGATTCACCAGATGGCCCATGGATAGCGGCAAATAAAATAATTGTCGAAAATGGTGATAAAGGGACTTGGGATCAATTTTCTATTCATGATCCGTATCCTTTATTGTATAAAGGTAAAATCTACTTGTATTTTAAGGCGGCTTATGGTGATCGGCCTGATTATTTAGTTGGGAATGGCTTGGCTATGGCCGATAATCCTTTGGGACCATTCACTAAGCATCCTTTGAATCCTTTATTCAATTCAGGTCACGAAACCGCTTTGTTTCCTTTTAAAGAGGGTATTGCTGCCCTGATTACAAGTAACGGAAATGAAAGCAACACTATCCAATATGCAAAGGATGGAGTCAATTTTAATATTGCTTCGGTTTCGGCTTTGCTGCCTACTGCTGCGGGGGCTTATGTACCCGATGCTTTTACAAGTAACGGCAACGGACGTGGTATAAGTTGGGGATTATGTCATTTTACAGATATGGGTGGTCCTAATAAAAACTATAGTATTCTAGGTCGTTTTGATTGTGATTTAAGTTTAGATATCTATGACCCGAAAATGAAAAACACGAATCTCTTTTTGAAACCAGAAGTATATTTTTCGCAAAAACTTTCAGTAGAGCAATTGGAACGGATAAAAAAGGATAAAAACTAA
- a CDS encoding glycoside hydrolase family 2 TIM barrel-domain containing protein, protein MKTKLIILVFLGFIVSNAQTISLNGKWKFKASNSLSESELLQSDFSNWDTMQVPGNWDTHEKYATYVGKGYYQKDFRVPQKWQGKQIRVQFEAVYETAMVWVNGKLLGKHVGGYLPFEFNIAPFLKLGESNSIIVMADNSYKRGAWWAWGGISREVWLVATEDLRFVYQHIASIPDFEKGEINFSIKYKVENNGTNSATAQILPKIKGIDVAPVSVKINRNATAIAEIKFKRKLADFKFWHFDSPNLYQLTSELQVEGKKMDVTEDNFGIRKFEVRGEQFYLNNQAVRMNGVNRVHDHPKYGNTEPDGLIKKDMKDIQSLGCTFSRLMHAPLSKNLLDYCDKNGFLLVEEIPVWGDDDPQSFPNNPVTKKWMADMIERDFNHPSVVAWSVGNELRDAVADWDEKALTKDQYDYVNEMLDYVASLDTTRLKTYVTITSYRKGEIGTEPYEKVDFISMNSYGNAPVLAQKTHEKFQGKPIFVSEIGLSQIGNEPNSELRKELVTYIKELKQFPWISGVSLWSYNDYRSNYKGTPTSGYREWGIVDAFRKKKKKAYAQLKALYKEWEE, encoded by the coding sequence ATGAAAACAAAATTAATTATACTGGTATTTTTAGGCTTTATAGTTTCTAATGCCCAAACAATTTCATTAAATGGAAAATGGAAGTTTAAGGCTTCGAATAGTCTTTCTGAATCAGAATTGTTGCAATCGGATTTTTCTAATTGGGATACTATGCAAGTACCGGGGAATTGGGATACTCACGAAAAATATGCAACTTATGTGGGCAAAGGCTATTATCAAAAAGACTTTAGAGTTCCTCAAAAATGGCAAGGAAAACAAATCAGAGTTCAGTTTGAAGCTGTTTATGAAACCGCTATGGTTTGGGTCAACGGGAAATTACTAGGTAAACATGTTGGAGGCTATTTGCCTTTTGAATTTAACATCGCTCCTTTTCTAAAACTAGGCGAAAGCAATTCGATTATTGTCATGGCTGATAACTCTTACAAACGAGGCGCTTGGTGGGCTTGGGGCGGTATTAGCCGTGAGGTGTGGTTGGTAGCTACTGAAGATTTGCGTTTCGTTTACCAACATATTGCATCCATACCTGATTTTGAAAAAGGAGAAATCAATTTTTCTATAAAATACAAGGTGGAAAATAATGGTACCAATAGTGCCACAGCTCAAATTCTACCCAAAATTAAAGGGATTGATGTAGCTCCTGTTTCGGTAAAAATAAACCGAAATGCAACCGCTATTGCTGAAATAAAATTCAAACGCAAACTAGCTGATTTTAAATTTTGGCATTTTGATAGTCCTAATTTGTACCAATTGACGAGCGAACTGCAAGTAGAGGGAAAAAAAATGGATGTTACCGAAGATAATTTTGGTATTCGAAAGTTTGAAGTTCGTGGCGAACAGTTTTATTTGAACAATCAAGCGGTACGTATGAATGGAGTCAATCGGGTACACGACCATCCTAAATACGGCAATACCGAGCCAGATGGATTGATTAAAAAAGACATGAAAGACATTCAGTCTTTAGGTTGTACGTTCTCGAGATTGATGCATGCGCCTTTGTCCAAAAACCTTTTGGATTATTGTGACAAAAATGGTTTTCTATTAGTTGAAGAAATTCCGGTTTGGGGCGATGATGACCCTCAATCGTTTCCAAATAATCCAGTAACCAAAAAATGGATGGCCGATATGATCGAAAGAGATTTTAATCATCCCTCAGTGGTGGCTTGGAGTGTGGGGAACGAATTACGGGATGCTGTAGCAGACTGGGACGAAAAAGCTTTGACTAAAGACCAATACGATTATGTAAATGAGATGCTCGATTATGTGGCTAGTTTAGATACTACCCGCCTCAAAACCTATGTTACCATTACGTCTTATCGTAAGGGAGAAATTGGCACCGAACCTTACGAAAAAGTCGATTTTATTTCGATGAATAGCTATGGAAATGCTCCCGTATTGGCGCAAAAAACACATGAAAAATTCCAAGGCAAACCCATTTTTGTTTCTGAAATTGGATTAAGCCAGATTGGTAATGAACCCAATTCGGAACTGCGTAAAGAATTGGTGACTTATATCAAGGAATTAAAACAATTTCCTTGGATTTCGGGTGTATCGCTATGGAGTTACAATGATTATAGAAGTAATTACAAAGGCACACCCACATCGGGTTATAGAGAATGGGGAATTGTAGATGCTTTTCGAAAAAAGAAAAAGAAAGCGTATGCACAATTGAAAGCCCTTTATAAAGAATGGGAAGAATAA
- a CDS encoding FAD-dependent oxidoreductase, with translation MQVESFSSKVRSNKITTIQSDLVVVGGGLAGVCAAIAAAREGVTVTLVQDRPVLGGNASSEVRLWTLGATSHMGNNNRWAREGGIIDEILVENLYRNKEGNALIFDTVLLEKVSNEKNLTLLLNTAVYEVEKADTKNISQVTAFCSQNSTTYILKSNLFCDASGDGIVGFQAGAAFRMGAEKVEEFGEKFAPDQSYGELLGHTIYFYSKDTGAPVKYVAPEFALKDITEIPRYKSLSDKDSGCRLWWLEYGGRKDTIHESEDIKWELWKVVYGVWDYIKNSGEFPDAANLTLEWVGTIPGKRESRRFEGHYMIKQQDLIEQNTFEDAVSFGGWAVDLHPSDGVYDSRPGCTQYHSKGVYQIPLRTMISQNIENLFLSGRIISATHVAFGSTRVMATCAHAAQAVGYGAAQCVKNNLKPAQLLISDNLKELQQTLSINGQSIPGIAIDKTQNLLKQATIQASSTLKLNQIDFDGEYTSLEVAVAQLLPFKAHQNYGFKVKVKAQEATMLTVQLRTSSKARNYTPDIILETIEIKINPGEQEVAFEFKTATTENQYAFVTFLSNDKLSIQSSTKRYTGVLSVFNGQNKAVNNNGKQTPPDNIGIDAFEFWIPFRRPKGQNIAMQIEPTIACFGVENLTNGFVRPYGSANAWLADLTDTKPTLKVEWETEVALSEIKLFLDPDYDHPMESTLMGHPEEVVPFCVQNYTIKDRSGKVLFEKKNNCQAINTWTFDSKITTKGFSIELEQSHSNVPVAVFEIFCQ, from the coding sequence ATGCAAGTAGAAAGCTTTAGTTCAAAAGTAAGATCCAATAAAATTACTACAATTCAATCTGATTTAGTCGTTGTTGGCGGAGGATTAGCTGGTGTTTGTGCGGCCATTGCAGCTGCCCGTGAGGGTGTAACTGTAACTCTTGTTCAAGATAGACCTGTTTTGGGTGGTAACGCTTCAAGCGAAGTTCGTTTGTGGACTTTGGGCGCAACTTCACATATGGGAAACAACAACCGTTGGGCTCGTGAGGGCGGTATCATCGATGAGATTTTAGTCGAAAATTTATATCGAAATAAAGAAGGAAATGCACTTATATTTGATACGGTTTTGTTAGAAAAAGTTTCGAATGAGAAAAATTTAACGCTGTTATTAAACACCGCAGTTTATGAGGTAGAAAAAGCGGATACCAAAAACATTAGTCAAGTTACTGCCTTTTGTAGCCAAAACTCAACTACTTATATCCTTAAATCCAATTTATTTTGTGACGCTTCGGGAGATGGAATTGTGGGTTTTCAGGCTGGCGCTGCGTTTAGAATGGGTGCTGAAAAAGTGGAAGAATTTGGAGAGAAATTTGCTCCTGACCAATCCTATGGTGAATTACTAGGACATACCATTTATTTTTACAGTAAAGATACGGGAGCACCAGTAAAATATGTCGCTCCAGAATTTGCCTTAAAAGACATTACCGAAATTCCACGATATAAAAGCTTGAGTGATAAAGATTCGGGTTGTCGTTTGTGGTGGTTGGAATATGGCGGACGAAAAGATACCATTCACGAATCTGAAGACATCAAATGGGAACTATGGAAAGTAGTTTATGGAGTTTGGGATTACATCAAAAACTCGGGTGAATTTCCTGATGCTGCAAATCTAACGTTGGAGTGGGTTGGAACGATTCCTGGTAAACGAGAAAGCCGCCGTTTTGAGGGACATTATATGATCAAACAACAAGATCTAATCGAACAAAATACGTTTGAGGATGCGGTGTCTTTTGGAGGCTGGGCAGTCGATTTACATCCTTCGGATGGGGTCTATGACAGCCGTCCGGGTTGTACCCAATACCATTCTAAAGGGGTATATCAGATTCCGCTACGCACCATGATAAGTCAAAATATAGAGAATTTATTTCTTTCCGGACGTATCATTAGCGCTACTCACGTAGCTTTTGGTTCGACTCGTGTCATGGCAACTTGTGCTCATGCCGCACAGGCTGTTGGATACGGAGCGGCACAATGTGTGAAAAATAATTTGAAACCAGCCCAATTGCTAATTTCTGATAATCTAAAAGAATTGCAACAAACCTTGAGCATCAATGGGCAAAGCATTCCAGGGATAGCCATTGATAAAACTCAAAATTTATTGAAACAAGCAACCATCCAAGCTTCTTCTACTTTAAAATTAAACCAAATAGATTTTGACGGTGAATATACATCTCTAGAAGTGGCGGTTGCTCAATTATTGCCTTTCAAAGCCCATCAAAACTATGGCTTTAAAGTAAAAGTAAAAGCGCAAGAAGCTACCATGCTAACAGTACAATTGCGTACTTCGTCCAAAGCCAGAAATTACACGCCTGATATTATTTTAGAAACGATAGAAATAAAAATTAACCCGGGCGAACAAGAAGTAGCTTTTGAATTTAAAACAGCCACGACTGAAAATCAGTATGCTTTTGTTACTTTTTTATCCAATGACAAACTGAGTATTCAAAGCAGTACAAAACGATATACAGGAGTTCTTTCGGTCTTCAACGGACAAAATAAAGCGGTAAATAATAACGGAAAACAAACGCCTCCTGACAACATCGGAATTGATGCTTTTGAATTTTGGATTCCGTTTCGCAGACCCAAAGGACAGAATATTGCCATGCAAATCGAACCAACCATAGCGTGTTTTGGAGTAGAAAATCTAACCAATGGTTTTGTACGTCCTTATGGCAGTGCCAATGCTTGGTTGGCTGATCTTACTGATACCAAACCAACGCTAAAAGTGGAATGGGAAACCGAAGTAGCACTTTCTGAAATAAAACTATTCTTAGACCCTGATTACGACCACCCCATGGAATCGACCTTAATGGGACATCCCGAAGAAGTGGTTCCGTTTTGTGTGCAGAATTACACCATCAAAGACAGGAGTGGAAAAGTTTTATTCGAAAAAAAAAACAATTGTCAAGCAATTAATACTTGGACTTTCGATTCAAAAATAACAACCAAAGGATTTAGCATCGAATTGGAACAAAGCCATTCAAATGTGCCTGTAGCTGTTTTTGAAATTTTTTGCCAATAA
- a CDS encoding sodium:solute symporter family protein, which translates to MKNIDIWVILIFSALIFVCGLAFSKTGKNMKSYFAAGGALPWWMSGLSLFMSFFSAGTFVVWGSIAYKSGWVAVSIQWTMAIAGILIGFFIAPKWRKTNSLTVAEYITNRYGFKIQKTYTYLFLLTSLFTTGAFLYPVAKIVEVSTGIPIYTSIISLGILILIYTAVGGLWAVIVTDVLQFVVLTAVVIIIVPLAFDKIGGVGQFIELSPDAFFNLVNEEYSIAFIIAFGLYNLFFLAGNWAYVQRYTSVATPKDAQKVGWLFGALYVISPLFWMLPPMIYRILNPNLDGVESEGAYLLMCKEVLPAGMLGLMLVGMIFATSSSVNTTLNIAAGVFTNDLFKHFKPQASDAQLMRVGKTATVVLGLITIGVALVVPLLGGVVNFVLSLAAVTGGAMFLPPLWTIFSKKQTGTSMLSVTLITLLITGFFKFLAPQLLDITLSRSAEMILGVAVPMVLMLVSEFYLIQTNPSQDTYEAYVQKTAIGENVYEDDSDGSNKKGGRVIGIGVALTGALILSLEFISTILISIVVGVGAAVCLLGIFIVYKNKE; encoded by the coding sequence ATGAAAAACATTGATATTTGGGTGATTCTGATTTTTTCTGCACTCATTTTTGTTTGCGGTTTGGCTTTTTCTAAAACAGGAAAAAACATGAAATCCTATTTTGCTGCTGGAGGCGCCTTGCCTTGGTGGATGAGTGGGTTGTCTTTATTCATGAGTTTTTTCTCGGCAGGAACCTTTGTTGTTTGGGGTTCTATAGCGTACAAAAGTGGTTGGGTAGCTGTAAGTATTCAATGGACTATGGCTATTGCAGGTATCCTTATAGGTTTTTTTATTGCTCCCAAATGGCGTAAAACAAATTCGCTAACCGTAGCCGAATACATAACCAATCGTTATGGTTTTAAAATTCAAAAAACATATACCTATTTATTTCTACTGACTTCATTATTTACCACAGGAGCATTTTTATACCCTGTGGCCAAGATTGTAGAGGTTTCTACAGGGATTCCTATTTATACCAGCATCATCAGTTTAGGGATCTTAATTTTAATCTATACCGCCGTGGGAGGACTTTGGGCAGTTATCGTTACCGATGTGTTGCAGTTTGTGGTTTTAACAGCCGTTGTCATAATCATAGTTCCATTGGCTTTTGATAAAATTGGAGGAGTAGGCCAATTCATAGAACTTTCGCCTGATGCTTTTTTCAATTTGGTAAACGAAGAATATTCTATTGCTTTTATAATTGCTTTTGGACTTTATAATTTATTTTTTTTGGCCGGAAACTGGGCTTATGTACAACGTTACACCTCTGTTGCCACACCCAAAGACGCTCAAAAAGTGGGCTGGTTGTTTGGAGCTTTGTATGTGATAAGTCCGTTATTTTGGATGTTACCTCCTATGATTTACCGCATTCTAAACCCAAATCTTGATGGAGTAGAGTCAGAAGGTGCTTATTTATTAATGTGTAAAGAAGTTTTACCAGCGGGAATGCTCGGTTTAATGCTCGTTGGGATGATATTTGCCACTTCTAGTTCGGTAAATACCACTTTAAATATCGCCGCAGGAGTTTTTACCAATGACCTTTTTAAACATTTCAAACCTCAGGCAAGTGACGCTCAATTGATGCGTGTGGGGAAAACGGCTACCGTTGTTTTAGGCTTGATTACCATTGGGGTAGCTTTGGTTGTACCACTTTTAGGAGGTGTTGTCAATTTTGTTTTGAGTTTAGCAGCGGTAACAGGAGGAGCCATGTTTTTGCCTCCGTTGTGGACTATTTTCTCTAAAAAACAAACAGGGACTAGTATGTTATCGGTTACCTTAATCACCTTATTGATTACGGGATTTTTCAAATTTTTAGCTCCACAATTACTAGATATAACCCTGAGTCGTAGTGCCGAAATGATTCTAGGTGTTGCTGTTCCAATGGTATTAATGTTGGTATCAGAATTCTATTTAATCCAAACCAATCCATCCCAAGATACTTATGAAGCTTATGTACAAAAAACAGCTATTGGTGAAAATGTATATGAAGATGATTCGGATGGAAGTAATAAAAAAGGGGGAAGAGTCATTGGAATTGGAGTTGCCTTAACAGGAGCCTTAATACTTTCATTAGAATTTATTTCTACTATTTTAATTTCTATCGTGGTAGGAGTGGGAGCAGCAGTTTGCTTATTGGGCATCTTCATAGTTTATAAAAATAAAGAATAA
- a CDS encoding LacI family DNA-binding transcriptional regulator, with protein sequence MKYITIKDIAKQLNTSVSTVSRAFNDKADINPETKALVLKTAKALGYRPNPIAKKLMQQRSFTIGIIVPEFINAFFPEVIIGVQEILFENGYQVLIAQSSECFETELKNIKTLEDSMVDGLIVSLSSESNNTDYYQNLIASGFPIVLFNRVNNQLNCSKVVFNDYKWAFFATEHLINQGCKNIVHLKGRDGVSLTNERLRGFLDAHQKYQLSYNKNQIVATGFTLADGQKAAQNIIDSGNIPDAIFGANDPVTIGAMQVFKKNGFSIPNDIAFVGFTDSQMATIIEPPLTSVSQPAREIGEEAAKILIEQIETKKGFQPKSITLNGQLNIRASSLKITSLK encoded by the coding sequence ATGAAATATATTACCATCAAAGACATTGCTAAACAATTGAACACTTCAGTTTCTACGGTTTCAAGAGCCTTCAACGACAAGGCTGATATCAATCCTGAAACCAAAGCATTGGTTTTAAAAACGGCCAAAGCATTAGGATATCGTCCTAATCCTATTGCTAAAAAGTTAATGCAACAGCGTTCTTTTACTATTGGTATTATTGTACCTGAGTTTATCAATGCATTTTTTCCTGAGGTCATCATAGGGGTTCAAGAAATTTTGTTTGAAAATGGATATCAAGTGCTAATTGCTCAGTCTAGCGAATGTTTTGAAACTGAATTAAAAAATATCAAAACCTTAGAAGATAGCATGGTTGATGGCTTGATTGTTTCATTATCAAGTGAAAGCAATAATACCGATTATTATCAAAATTTAATTGCGTCGGGCTTTCCAATCGTGCTTTTCAATAGGGTAAACAATCAACTCAATTGTTCTAAAGTTGTTTTTAACGATTACAAATGGGCCTTTTTTGCCACCGAGCATTTGATTAATCAAGGTTGCAAGAATATTGTACATCTCAAAGGTAGGGATGGCGTTTCATTGACAAATGAGCGTCTAAGAGGGTTTTTAGACGCTCACCAAAAATACCAATTGAGCTATAATAAAAATCAAATTGTAGCTACGGGATTCACATTAGCCGATGGTCAAAAAGCGGCGCAAAATATAATAGACTCAGGAAATATTCCTGACGCTATCTTTGGAGCAAATGATCCGGTAACTATTGGAGCCATGCAAGTTTTTAAGAAAAATGGATTTTCTATACCAAATGACATTGCTTTTGTTGGTTTTACCGATTCACAAATGGCAACTATAATTGAGCCTCCACTGACTTCTGTTTCGCAACCTGCAAGGGAAATTGGTGAAGAAGCTGCTAAAATACTTATTGAACAAATTGAAACAAAGAAAGGTTTCCAGCCTAAAAGCATTACCTTAAATGGGCAATTAAATATACGTGCTTCTTCTCTAAAAATCACTTCATTGAAGTGA
- a CDS encoding T9SS type A sorting domain-containing protein, with translation MKLKLIVLLTLCMSPFLYSQDWNGIPVPANAGTGKIWKIQPQSDDFNYTYEASTNQATIGGKWTNFYHNTWDGPGPTKWRYENTTVSGGNLHVFATRQANETKTFTVDCDGDNIAESWTMAATRAGCITSKTRVKYPVYVEARFKIANAVMASDIWMLSPDDTQEIDILEAYGGKATRNDWLAQRLHLSHHVFIRSPFLDYQPTDASTWYTGATKTYWTDKWIRLGVYWASPTRLEYYLDGQLVKVMDNLDTVNGKDGIDPLNYTSTATPRTAATRTGLVKEMDIIINMEDQNWNACKGRTPTDEEITNFDNHNFNIDWIRIYKPVTDPNLGKQDAKIEEKKLMLFPNPFKDSIQVKSEKNISTVQIYSLSGTKLLVEKINNTNATIATKNLSAGMYFAQINWEDGTTVTQKIIKE, from the coding sequence ATGAAACTAAAATTAATTGTACTGCTTACTTTATGTATGTCTCCGTTTTTATACAGTCAAGATTGGAATGGCATTCCCGTTCCTGCAAATGCTGGAACAGGAAAAATTTGGAAAATTCAGCCACAGTCTGATGATTTTAATTACACCTATGAAGCGTCCACTAATCAAGCAACGATTGGCGGAAAGTGGACTAACTTTTATCACAACACTTGGGATGGTCCAGGGCCTACAAAATGGAGGTATGAGAATACTACCGTTAGCGGAGGAAATCTGCATGTTTTTGCAACTAGACAGGCAAATGAAACTAAGACTTTTACTGTAGATTGTGATGGAGATAATATTGCCGAAAGCTGGACTATGGCGGCTACAAGAGCGGGCTGCATTACATCGAAAACAAGGGTAAAGTACCCTGTATATGTAGAAGCGCGTTTTAAAATCGCAAATGCAGTTATGGCTTCTGATATTTGGATGCTTAGTCCAGATGACACCCAAGAAATCGATATCCTGGAAGCATACGGCGGAAAAGCAACTAGAAATGATTGGCTAGCACAACGTTTGCATTTAAGTCACCATGTATTTATTAGAAGTCCGTTTTTGGATTATCAGCCTACCGATGCCAGCACATGGTACACGGGAGCTACAAAAACCTATTGGACAGACAAATGGATTCGTCTTGGTGTGTACTGGGCTAGTCCAACTCGGTTAGAATACTACTTGGATGGTCAATTAGTCAAGGTAATGGACAATCTAGATACTGTGAACGGCAAAGACGGAATAGACCCATTAAACTATACCTCAACAGCTACTCCAAGAACTGCCGCTACACGCACGGGACTGGTAAAAGAAATGGATATCATTATTAATATGGAAGATCAAAACTGGAATGCCTGTAAAGGACGTACTCCTACTGATGAAGAAATTACAAATTTTGACAATCATAATTTCAATATCGATTGGATTCGAATTTACAAACCTGTGACCGATCCAAATTTAGGGAAACAAGATGCCAAGATTGAAGAAAAAAAATTGATGCTATTTCCAAATCCTTTTAAAGATTCTATTCAAGTAAAATCAGAAAAAAACATAAGCACTGTTCAAATTTACAGTTTGAGCGGAACTAAATTGTTGGTTGAAAAAATCAATAATACCAATGCTACTATTGCTACCAAAAACTTAAGCGCTGGAATGTATTTTGCACAAATCAATTGGGAAGATGGCACTACTGTTACTCAAAAAATTATTAAAGAATAA